The DNA region CCACCTCTCTCCCCGACCTCTCCTCATCTGTaccgctcctcctctcctcctccccacaGCCCCTTCCACTCCAACACTACGCCCTCCTACTCAACCTCTCGACTCACGCCGGTCTCTTCCCCGCCTCCCTCGCCGTCCTGCGCCACATGCGGTCCTTCGGCCTCGTCCCCGACGCCGCCTGCTTCCACCACGCCCTCCGCGCGGCGGGCTCTGCCGCTGATGTCTCCGCCGTGCTTGAGATCATGTCCGGGTCCGGCGCCTCTCCGACCGTGCCCGTGATCGTGACCGCGGTGCATAAGCTGGCGTCCGCTGGGAATTTCGAGAGCGCCCACCGGCTGATCGACAAAATGCCGGAGTTCGGGTGCGTGCCCAATGCTGTGGTTTACACCGCGATGCTCGATGGTATGTACAATTTCGGGAACTTGGATGGTGCGGTGAGGTTGATCGAGGAGATGGAGGGCAGTGGGTTGGGTGCAAATTGTGCACCCAACGTGGTGACCTATACATGTTTGGTGAAATGCCTCTTTGGGAAGGGGAGGGTGGCAGAGGCGCTTGGCGTGCTGGATAGGATGGCAGGTAGAGGGGTGACGCCAAACCGGGTTTTTGTGCAGACACTCCTCGAAGGTGTCTGCACGGAGCAGAGGGTGGCCGATACATATAATGTGGTCGAGCGTGTGGTTGGTGATCGGGGCATGTCGAGTGAGCAGTGCTACAATGTTCTACTTATTTGCTTGTGGAGGGTTGGCATGACAGCTGAAGCTGAAGGATTGGCGCAGAGGATGATGAAGAAAGGGGTGCAGTTGTCCCCGCTTGCTGGCAGTTCGATGGTGAGGGAGCTCTGTGTAAGGAAGAGGTCGTTGGATGCTTACCACTGGTTGGGAATGATGGAGGAGAACGGTGTGCTGTGTGACTCCAATGTGTATGGAACTCTGTTGCTTGGTCTGTGTGAGGAAGGGCATCTCCATGAGGCATCAGCATTGGGGAGGAAGGTTGTCGAGAGAGAGATCCACATAGAAGCATCTTGTGCTGAACGTTTAGTGGAGTTACTGAAGCAATATGGTGATGAGGAGCTAGCATCTCATTTATTAGGATTGAAACAGTGCCCTGGAGGGTTGTCATTTTAAGCAATGCGCGATTCTGCACAACCCTCGTGCATGAAGCACGTCGTGGTTAGTCATGGGGTGTGCCAAGAATAGTGCTTCACCGCTTTGTTGGGAATTTGCCTGAGAACTGATTTAGCCAAATGGCTTAGTGCAGTCAAAAGTTTACTGTTGTTGAATAAAGCATGGAACAGAATTCAACCGAAGTGCCACTGAACTACTTGCTTCTTTTGTATAAATTTGCTGAAGAACATGATGCAGATCCAGAAGACACTTGGCGTCATGTAAACTACCATTTTGATCACTTCTCAGGTACATCACCTTGTCTCCCAGGCTGATGACATGCTTGGACAAGTGCCGTGCCTGTCAGTCGAACATTTTAGATATGTTTCATGTGCTGTAATCCTAGGAAGTTATGTACAACGGTGCTGAAGTCATTTTACATGATACGTGCCCATAAGCACCTACTCTGACATGCTGTAACGTTTTCGA from Panicum hallii strain FIL2 chromosome 9, PHallii_v3.1, whole genome shotgun sequence includes:
- the LOC112875800 gene encoding pentatricopeptide repeat-containing protein At5g47360; amino-acid sequence: MPPCASPLLLRRRLSTRPPHREHPKLAALLDVLNPPPPSSTPLPHALSSAFPSPSDAFPLRTLPRLLSRLPSPLLSLRFLLWRLTASTPQPSPHALSSLATSLPDLSSSVPLLLSSSPQPLPLQHYALLLNLSTHAGLFPASLAVLRHMRSFGLVPDAACFHHALRAAGSAADVSAVLEIMSGSGASPTVPVIVTAVHKLASAGNFESAHRLIDKMPEFGCVPNAVVYTAMLDGMYNFGNLDGAVRLIEEMEGSGLGANCAPNVVTYTCLVKCLFGKGRVAEALGVLDRMAGRGVTPNRVFVQTLLEGVCTEQRVADTYNVVERVVGDRGMSSEQCYNVLLICLWRVGMTAEAEGLAQRMMKKGVQLSPLAGSSMVRELCVRKRSLDAYHWLGMMEENGVLCDSNVYGTLLLGLCEEGHLHEASALGRKVVEREIHIEASCAERLVELLKQYGDEELASHLLGLKQCPGGLSF